A DNA window from Actinomadura coerulea contains the following coding sequences:
- a CDS encoding ATP-binding cassette domain-containing protein, with the protein MIEVREVGQRAAGGRRTLREVSLSIGAGELVAIIGGSGAGKTTLLDAIAGVRPPAEGEVRYDGGAAAPAAGSLGYVPQDDIVHLEMPLRRTLRYAAGLRLPAGTPAEHAERAVDGVLESLALTDLAGQRVGSLSGGERKRASIAVEMLTRPRVFFLDEPTSGLDPATSADLMRLLRGLADSGTTVVITTHHPPDVLVCDRVAVLAQDGRLVFYGEPDEARERFRADRIEDIYLRLAEGAPQEWTGRFGARRRGAAPEAGTGWETGPSVGAFRQWALLTRRSLDLLTRNRLTLAVLVGSPLMVLAMFAVLFRPGAFSPESPSPAATVMILFWIAFGGFFFGLTYGLLQICNELPVLRRERLTGLRIAPYVLAKATVLLPLLAAVDALMLGVLRALDRLPAMGWGTYGELFTTLLLCSLAALALGLLVSAAVTDPAQATMALPMLCFPQVLFVGAILPVPVMAAPGRWLSCAMSNRWAFEGLGHSLGVERLWASGRSPLGPPLLASYGDTFSRSPAVDWALLGGFTVLFLAGTCLVLTRRT; encoded by the coding sequence ATGATCGAGGTCCGCGAGGTGGGGCAGCGAGCGGCCGGGGGACGGCGGACGCTGCGGGAGGTGTCGCTGTCGATCGGCGCCGGGGAGCTGGTGGCGATCATCGGCGGCAGCGGGGCGGGCAAGACCACCCTGCTGGACGCCATCGCGGGCGTCCGGCCGCCCGCCGAGGGCGAGGTCAGGTACGACGGCGGCGCGGCCGCCCCGGCCGCGGGCTCGCTGGGCTACGTCCCGCAGGACGACATCGTCCACCTGGAGATGCCGCTGCGGCGCACCCTGCGGTACGCGGCGGGGCTGAGGCTGCCCGCGGGGACGCCTGCCGAGCACGCCGAGCGAGCCGTGGACGGCGTCCTGGAGTCGCTCGCGCTGACCGATCTGGCCGGGCAGCGCGTCGGGTCGCTGAGCGGCGGCGAGCGCAAGCGGGCCAGCATCGCGGTCGAGATGCTGACGCGGCCGCGCGTGTTCTTCCTGGACGAGCCCACCTCCGGCCTCGACCCGGCGACCTCGGCCGACCTGATGCGGCTGCTGCGCGGGCTCGCGGACTCGGGGACGACGGTGGTCATCACCACGCACCATCCGCCGGACGTCCTGGTGTGCGACCGGGTGGCCGTCCTCGCCCAGGACGGGCGGCTGGTCTTCTACGGCGAACCGGATGAGGCGCGCGAGCGGTTCCGGGCGGACCGGATCGAGGACATCTACCTCCGGCTGGCCGAAGGGGCGCCGCAGGAGTGGACGGGCCGGTTCGGCGCGCGGAGGCGCGGGGCGGCACCGGAGGCGGGGACCGGCTGGGAGACCGGCCCGTCGGTCGGCGCGTTCCGGCAGTGGGCGCTGCTCACCCGGCGCAGCCTGGACCTGCTCACCCGCAACCGGCTCACCCTCGCGGTGCTCGTCGGGTCGCCGCTCATGGTGCTGGCGATGTTCGCCGTCCTGTTCCGCCCGGGGGCGTTCTCGCCGGAGTCCCCCAGCCCCGCGGCGACGGTGATGATCCTGTTCTGGATCGCCTTCGGCGGGTTCTTCTTCGGCCTGACGTACGGGCTGCTGCAGATCTGCAACGAGCTGCCCGTGCTGCGGCGGGAGCGGCTCACCGGGCTGCGGATCGCGCCCTACGTGCTGGCGAAGGCGACCGTCCTGCTGCCGCTGCTGGCCGCGGTGGACGCGCTGATGCTCGGCGTCCTGCGGGCCCTGGACCGGCTGCCCGCGATGGGATGGGGCACGTACGGGGAGCTGTTCACCACGCTGCTGCTGTGCTCGCTGGCGGCGCTGGCGCTGGGCCTGCTCGTGTCGGCGGCGGTCACCGACCCTGCCCAGGCCACGATGGCTCTGCCGATGCTCTGCTTCCCGCAGGTGCTGTTCGTGGGCGCGATCCTGCCCGTCCCGGTGATGGCAGCGCCTGGACGGTGGCTCAGTTGCGCCATGTCCAACCGGTGGGCCTTCGAGGGGCTCGGGCACAGCCTCGGAGTGGAGCGGCTCTGGGCGAGCGGGCGCTCGCCGCTGGGGCCGCCCCTGCTCGCCTCCTACGGCGACACTTTCTCGCGGTCGCCGGCCGTGGACTGGGCACTGCTCGGCGGGTTCACGGTGCTGTTCCTCGCGGGGACCTGCCTGGTCCTCACCCGAAGGACATGA
- a CDS encoding PLP-dependent aminotransferase family protein: MDDFRRVADELAADIAAGRLRPGERLPPQRAFARRRGIAGSTANRVYRELARRGLVVGEVGRGTFVRAAERPPGPALTEPAAARVDLELNHPVPPGLGALLAEGLERVRRPDVLAAALGPAGVAGTAAAREAAAELLASPGLRPDPSEVLFAGNGRQAVAGAVAALVPAGGRLGVEALTYPVIKGIAARLGVTPVPVAMDGHGLRPDALAEAHRAAPLAAVYVQPTLHNPSGTTMPRERRAELAGALERLGLHAVEDRVWAFLPGGGPEPLAAHAPHRTVLVDSLSKRLAPGLSLGFAVPPAALAGRLAAALRSGAWGPQGFALEAAAGWIADGTVERVVRAKRADAASRQRIAARCLEGAAVRSDPCSYFCWWELPQRWRAETFVAAAARRGIAVTPAAAFVVGGAAAPRAVRLGLASPPPDVLARALRTLAGIAAGDPDDDAPD; the protein is encoded by the coding sequence ATGGACGATTTCCGGCGGGTCGCGGACGAGCTGGCCGCCGACATCGCGGCGGGACGGCTGCGCCCGGGCGAGCGGCTGCCGCCGCAGCGCGCCTTCGCCCGCCGCCGCGGCATCGCGGGCTCCACGGCGAACCGCGTGTACCGGGAGCTGGCCAGGCGCGGCCTGGTGGTGGGCGAGGTCGGACGCGGGACCTTCGTCCGCGCGGCCGAGCGCCCGCCGGGGCCCGCGCTCACCGAGCCCGCCGCGGCGCGCGTCGACCTGGAGCTGAACCATCCCGTGCCCCCCGGGCTGGGCGCCCTGCTCGCCGAGGGGCTGGAGCGCGTGCGCCGCCCGGACGTCCTGGCCGCCGCGCTCGGGCCGGCGGGGGTCGCGGGGACCGCCGCCGCCCGCGAGGCCGCGGCGGAGCTGCTGGCCTCGCCCGGCCTGCGGCCCGACCCCTCCGAGGTGCTGTTCGCCGGGAACGGCCGGCAGGCCGTCGCGGGCGCCGTGGCGGCGCTCGTGCCCGCGGGCGGCCGGCTCGGCGTCGAGGCGCTCACCTATCCGGTGATCAAGGGGATCGCGGCCCGGCTCGGCGTGACGCCGGTCCCGGTCGCGATGGACGGGCACGGGCTGCGCCCGGACGCGCTCGCCGAGGCCCATCGCGCCGCCCCGCTCGCCGCCGTCTACGTCCAGCCGACGCTGCACAACCCCAGCGGGACCACGATGCCGCGGGAGCGCCGCGCCGAGCTGGCCGGCGCGCTGGAGCGCCTCGGCCTGCACGCCGTGGAGGACCGGGTCTGGGCGTTCCTTCCGGGCGGCGGGCCGGAGCCGCTGGCGGCGCACGCCCCGCATCGCACCGTGCTCGTCGACAGCCTCTCCAAGCGCCTCGCGCCCGGCCTGAGCCTCGGCTTCGCCGTGCCGCCCGCCGCGCTCGCCGGGCGCCTCGCCGCCGCGCTGCGCTCCGGCGCCTGGGGCCCGCAGGGGTTCGCGCTGGAGGCGGCGGCGGGCTGGATCGCGGACGGGACGGTCGAGAGGGTCGTGCGCGCCAAGCGCGCCGACGCCGCGTCCCGCCAGCGGATCGCGGCCCGGTGCCTGGAGGGGGCGGCCGTCCGGTCCGACCCCTGCTCGTACTTCTGCTGGTGGGAGCTGCCCCAGCGGTGGCGGGCCGAGACGTTCGTGGCGGCGGCCGCCCGGCGCGGCATCGCCGTCACCCCGGCCGCCGCCTTCGTCGTGGGCGGCGCCGCGGCCCCGCGCGCCGTCCGCCTCGGCCTGGCCTCTCCGCCGCCGGACGTCCTCGCCCGCGCCCTGCGGACGCTCGCCGGGATCGCCGCCGGGGACCCCGACGACGACGCCCCCGACTGA
- a CDS encoding LysE family translocator, giving the protein MISYGAVAAIALFALGLVLTPGPNMIYLVSRSVTQGRRAGMISLCGVAAGFLVYVAAATAGLTTVFTLVPPLYTAIKLAGACYLLWLAWRTLRPGGATAFEPADLPADPPRRLFAMGLVTNLLNPKIAVLYVSLLPQFADPERGHVAGQILLLGAVQIVIAVTVNALIVLGAGTIAAFLARRPGWRRAQRYLMGSVLAALAVHIGLRPATA; this is encoded by the coding sequence ATGATCTCGTACGGGGCCGTCGCGGCCATCGCCCTGTTCGCCCTCGGCCTCGTCCTCACCCCGGGGCCCAACATGATCTACCTGGTGTCGCGGTCGGTGACGCAGGGCCGCCGCGCCGGGATGATCTCGCTCTGCGGCGTCGCCGCGGGCTTCCTCGTCTACGTCGCGGCCGCCACCGCGGGCCTCACCACGGTCTTCACGCTCGTGCCGCCGCTCTACACGGCGATCAAGCTGGCCGGCGCCTGCTACCTGCTGTGGCTGGCGTGGCGGACGCTGCGGCCGGGCGGCGCCACCGCCTTCGAGCCCGCGGACCTGCCCGCCGACCCGCCGCGCCGGCTGTTCGCCATGGGGCTGGTCACCAACCTGCTCAACCCCAAGATCGCCGTCCTGTACGTGTCGCTGCTCCCGCAGTTCGCCGACCCCGAACGCGGCCACGTCGCCGGCCAGATCCTGCTGCTGGGCGCCGTCCAGATCGTGATCGCCGTCACCGTCAACGCCCTCATCGTGCTCGGCGCCGGCACCATCGCGGCCTTCCTCGCGCGCAGGCCCGGCTGGCGGCGCGCCCAGCGCTACCTGATGGGCTCGGTGCTGGCGGCCCTCGCCGTCCACATCGGCCTGCGCCCCGCGACCGCCTGA
- a CDS encoding DUF881 domain-containing protein, giving the protein MTAREDEPAGREPDGRPEGRERPPGRRPDASMSLLADLFAGRRLDPGYAEAAARRAASGGAGSRPGRLRGAGVPLVLALTGALAAVAGVEVHRSEPVAAERHSGLVDQIHARTSEADALQHRLDRLRADTERRRAGALARSAEGRRVRREVAAAGAAAAAVPVEGEGLVVTLDDAPRGARGAPGRAADARVYDQDLQVLVNGLWAAGARAIGVNGRRLTPTTAIRAAGEAIMVDYRPLGGPYEVTALGDPGRLRAAFAGSPADRRLAALRDRFGIRYGTRRSDEVRLPAGGAARLRYAVPGEGGGR; this is encoded by the coding sequence GTGACCGCACGCGAGGACGAGCCCGCCGGCCGGGAGCCGGACGGGCGGCCCGAGGGCCGGGAGCGGCCGCCGGGCCGGCGCCCCGACGCCTCCATGTCCCTGCTCGCCGACCTGTTCGCGGGCAGGCGCCTCGACCCGGGCTACGCCGAGGCCGCGGCGCGCCGGGCCGCCTCCGGCGGGGCCGGGAGCCGGCCGGGCCGGCTCCGGGGCGCGGGCGTGCCGCTCGTGCTCGCCCTCACCGGAGCCCTGGCCGCCGTCGCCGGCGTCGAGGTGCACCGCAGCGAGCCGGTCGCCGCCGAGCGGCACTCCGGGCTCGTCGACCAGATCCACGCCCGCACGTCCGAGGCCGACGCCCTGCAGCACCGGCTCGACCGGCTGCGGGCCGACACCGAGCGGCGCAGGGCCGGCGCGCTCGCCCGCAGCGCCGAGGGCCGCCGCGTCCGGCGGGAGGTGGCCGCGGCGGGCGCCGCGGCGGCCGCCGTCCCGGTCGAGGGCGAGGGCCTCGTGGTCACCCTGGACGACGCCCCGCGCGGCGCCCGGGGCGCACCGGGCCGCGCCGCCGACGCCCGGGTCTATGATCAGGATCTCCAGGTCCTGGTGAACGGGCTGTGGGCGGCGGGCGCGCGGGCCATCGGCGTCAACGGCCGGCGGCTCACCCCGACCACCGCGATCCGCGCCGCCGGCGAGGCGATCATGGTCGACTACCGGCCGCTCGGCGGGCCCTACGAGGTCACGGCGCTCGGCGACCCCGGGCGGCTGCGGGCCGCCTTCGCCGGCTCGCCCGCGGACCGGCGGCTCGCGGCGCTGCGCGACCGGTTCGGGATCAGGTACGGCACGCGCCGCTCGGACGAGGTGCGGCTGCCCGCCGGGGGCGCCGCCCGGCTGCGGTACGCCGTCCCCGGCGAGGGGGGCGGCCGGTGA
- a CDS encoding small basic family protein, whose product MIALIGLVVGVTLGFLIQPDVPLWLQPYLPIAIVAALDAMFGGVRARLEGIFDEKVFTVSFVSNTVIAALIVFLGDKLGVGSQLSTGVVVVLGIRIFSNAAAIRRKLFGA is encoded by the coding sequence ATGATCGCGCTGATCGGGCTCGTGGTCGGCGTCACGCTGGGCTTCCTGATCCAGCCGGACGTCCCGCTCTGGCTCCAGCCCTACCTCCCGATCGCGATCGTGGCGGCGCTCGACGCCATGTTCGGCGGCGTCCGGGCCCGGCTGGAGGGGATCTTCGACGAGAAGGTCTTCACGGTCTCCTTCGTCAGCAACACCGTCATCGCCGCGCTGATCGTCTTCCTCGGGGACAAGCTCGGCGTCGGATCGCAGCTGTCCACCGGCGTCGTGGTCGTCCTCGGCATCCGGATCTTCTCCAACGCGGCGGCCATCCGGCGGAAGCTGTTCGGCGCGTGA
- a CDS encoding DUF881 domain-containing protein: MRALAQLLRPRISPGQLVGGLLCLVLGFAVAAQVRSTERDTTFATARQDELVGILADLGQRSERLRGDLRDLEETKAGLERDAEGGTALEEARERATTYGLLAGTLPAEGPGIELRIDDPGRGVKALNLLDALEELRDAGAEVIQVGDVRVGVDTHFLDDRDGVRADGRLLTAPYRFLAIGDPHTMTTALNIPGGLVRTLEGAGARVLITRRAKVAVGAVRSP; the protein is encoded by the coding sequence ATGCGCGCCCTCGCCCAGCTGCTGCGCCCGCGGATCAGCCCCGGACAGCTCGTCGGCGGGCTGCTGTGCCTCGTGCTGGGGTTCGCGGTCGCCGCCCAGGTGCGCTCGACCGAGCGCGACACCACGTTCGCCACCGCGCGGCAGGACGAACTCGTCGGCATCCTCGCGGACCTGGGCCAGCGCTCCGAACGGCTGAGGGGCGACCTGCGGGACCTGGAGGAGACGAAGGCCGGGCTGGAGCGCGACGCCGAGGGCGGGACGGCCCTGGAGGAGGCGCGCGAGCGGGCGACCACCTACGGCCTGCTGGCGGGCACCCTCCCCGCCGAGGGCCCCGGGATCGAACTGCGCATCGACGACCCCGGCCGCGGCGTGAAGGCCCTGAACCTGCTGGACGCCCTGGAGGAGCTCCGCGACGCGGGCGCCGAGGTCATCCAGGTCGGAGACGTGCGCGTCGGCGTCGACACCCACTTCCTGGACGACCGCGACGGCGTCCGCGCGGACGGCAGGCTCCTCACCGCCCCGTACCGGTTCCTGGCCATCGGCGACCCGCACACGATGACGACGGCGCTCAACATCCCGGGGGGCCTCGTCCGCACGCTGGAGGGCGCCGGGGCCCGCGTACTGATCACCCGGCGCGCGAAGGTGGCCGTCGGCGCGGTACGGTCTCCCTAG
- a CDS encoding FHA domain-containing protein, with product MPSVYCTQCGHANPDDARFCSNCGTPLRSSAPPPPRESPGESTSTISIGGFEALDTDAGAEEPAGPDQMAMEALPPGTALLVVKRGPNAGSRFLLDKDRTSAGRHPESDIFLDDVTVSRRHAEFARQGGVFSVRDTGSLNGTYVNRQRIDQAGLSGGDEVQIGKFRLVFLTNPAHG from the coding sequence ATGCCGAGCGTCTACTGCACGCAGTGCGGTCACGCCAACCCGGATGATGCCCGCTTCTGCTCGAACTGCGGCACTCCGCTGAGGAGTTCCGCGCCGCCGCCTCCCCGCGAGTCGCCGGGCGAGTCCACGTCCACGATCTCCATCGGGGGATTCGAGGCGCTGGACACCGACGCCGGCGCCGAGGAGCCGGCCGGGCCCGACCAGATGGCGATGGAGGCGCTCCCGCCGGGTACCGCGCTGCTCGTCGTCAAGCGGGGGCCCAACGCCGGCAGCCGCTTCCTGCTCGACAAGGACCGCACGTCCGCGGGGCGCCACCCCGAAAGCGACATCTTCCTGGACGACGTCACCGTCTCCCGCCGGCACGCCGAGTTCGCCCGGCAGGGCGGGGTGTTCTCCGTCCGCGACACCGGCAGCCTCAACGGCACCTACGTCAACCGGCAGCGGATCGACCAGGCCGGGCTGTCGGGCGGCGACGAGGTCCAGATCGGCAAGTTCCGGCTGGTGTTCCTGACCAACCCGGCCCACGGCTGA
- a CDS encoding MerR family transcriptional regulator, whose translation MSAEPARSPMTIGDVLGLLRPEFPDITISKIRFLESEGLVEPERSPSGYRKFGEADVERLRYVLTAQRDHYLPLRVIRQHLEARDRGESVPPPGARRPGPAEPDRRRPRTLVAADTTAPEPAVRLTRRQLLDGAGIDEALLARLEEYGLVRRIGAHYEGEALNIARVAAALGEFGFEVRHLRAVKAAADRQVGLIEQMVAPQLRRRSSGAHEQAAETAREIAALSVRLHAALVGAGLRESLDH comes from the coding sequence TTGAGCGCGGAGCCGGCCCGGTCCCCGATGACCATCGGGGACGTCCTCGGGCTGCTCAGACCTGAGTTCCCCGACATCACCATCTCCAAGATCCGCTTTCTGGAGTCCGAGGGGCTCGTCGAGCCGGAGCGCAGCCCCTCCGGCTACCGCAAGTTCGGCGAGGCCGACGTCGAGCGCCTGCGGTACGTCCTCACCGCGCAGCGCGACCACTACCTGCCGCTGCGCGTCATCCGGCAGCACCTGGAGGCGCGCGACCGCGGCGAGAGCGTCCCGCCGCCCGGCGCGCGCCGGCCCGGCCCCGCCGAGCCGGACCGGCGGCGCCCCCGCACGCTCGTGGCCGCCGACACCACCGCGCCGGAGCCCGCCGTGCGGCTCACCCGCCGCCAGCTGCTGGACGGCGCCGGGATCGACGAGGCCCTCCTCGCCCGCCTGGAGGAGTACGGCCTGGTCCGCCGGATCGGCGCGCACTACGAGGGCGAGGCGCTGAACATCGCGCGCGTGGCCGCCGCGCTCGGAGAGTTCGGCTTCGAGGTCCGGCACCTGCGCGCCGTCAAGGCCGCCGCCGACCGGCAGGTCGGCCTGATCGAGCAGATGGTCGCGCCGCAGCTGCGCCGCCGCAGCAGCGGCGCGCACGAACAGGCCGCCGAGACCGCGCGGGAGATCGCCGCGCTGTCGGTCCGGCTGCACGCCGCGCTGGTCGGCGCGGGTCTGCGCGAGAGCCTCGACCACTGA
- a CDS encoding bifunctional nuclease family protein, giving the protein MKQMEVVGVRVEMPSNQPIVLLKETEGDRYLPIWIGAVEATAIAFAQQGVLPARPLTHDLFRDVLDALSVQLRTVNITALREGIFFADLVFSNGVEVSARPSDSIALALRTGATIFASEDVLEEAGVAIPDEQEDEVEKFREFLDTISPEDFGRAG; this is encoded by the coding sequence GTGAAGCAGATGGAGGTCGTCGGCGTCCGGGTCGAGATGCCCTCCAATCAGCCGATCGTCCTGTTGAAGGAGACGGAGGGCGATCGCTACCTGCCCATCTGGATCGGGGCGGTGGAGGCGACCGCGATCGCCTTCGCCCAGCAGGGGGTGCTGCCCGCCCGGCCCCTCACCCACGACCTCTTCCGCGACGTGCTGGACGCCCTGAGCGTCCAGCTCCGCACGGTCAACATCACGGCGCTGCGCGAAGGGATCTTCTTCGCCGACCTCGTCTTCTCCAACGGCGTCGAGGTGAGCGCGCGCCCGTCCGACTCCATCGCCCTCGCCCTGCGCACGGGTGCGACGATCTTCGCCAGCGAGGACGTCCTGGAGGAGGCCGGCGTCGCCATCCCCGACGAGCAGGAGGACGAGGTCGAGAAGTTCCGCGAGTTCCTCGACACGATCTCCCCGGAGGACTTCGGCCGCGCCGGATAG
- a CDS encoding MerR family transcriptional regulator, translated as MAVSSGEGKATPDRRVASRRAGEQGLLFDTQVSVPPEDVGYRGPTACAAAGITYRQLDYWARTKLVEPSVRSAQGSGSQRLYSFRDVLVLKVVKRLLDTGVSLQQIRTAVSHLRDRGVQDLAQITLMSDGVSVYECTSPDEVVDLLQGGQGVFGIALGRVWQEVEGSLAELPAERASTGDEDPAGHHHDELADRRRARRTG; from the coding sequence GTGGCGGTGAGCAGCGGCGAGGGCAAGGCGACCCCCGACAGGCGCGTGGCGTCCCGCCGTGCCGGAGAGCAGGGCCTGCTCTTCGACACCCAGGTGTCGGTGCCGCCGGAGGATGTCGGCTACCGCGGCCCGACGGCGTGCGCCGCGGCGGGGATCACCTACCGCCAGCTCGACTACTGGGCCCGCACGAAGCTGGTGGAGCCCAGCGTGCGGTCGGCGCAGGGGTCCGGCAGCCAGCGGCTGTACAGCTTCCGCGACGTCCTCGTCCTGAAGGTCGTCAAGCGGCTCCTGGACACCGGCGTCTCGCTGCAGCAGATACGCACGGCCGTGTCCCACCTGCGCGACCGCGGCGTCCAGGACCTCGCCCAGATCACCCTGATGAGCGACGGCGTCAGCGTCTACGAGTGCACCTCGCCCGACGAGGTCGTCGACCTCCTCCAGGGCGGCCAGGGCGTGTTCGGCATCGCGCTCGGGCGGGTGTGGCAGGAGGTGGAGGGCAGTCTGGCGGAGCTGCCCGCTGAACGCGCCTCCACCGGCGACGAGGACCCCGCCGGGCACCACCACGACGAACTGGCCGACCGGCGGCGCGCCCGCCGCACCGGCTGA
- a CDS encoding lysylphosphatidylglycerol synthase transmembrane domain-containing protein, which produces MTQTRDGAVRPAQGAAAGAPVDEPAQPYRIRRPSDAIRFAASVVGLAAVMLLVSIAQQTTHGLQTDIAQGTAHAPRLLLTLATLVSSFGVLAVPIAFAIERLFHKDGVRVAIALLAAMIAFGITVGLDDLVVRAAPGGVLDSLIWGGTETAPVHTDIAPVIAFVSAVGMAGRARWQAATWTMIGLAALTGLTASYASVAALAATYLLGRAIGHGTLYAVGTPNPRPSGTAVVAALERLGLNPRRGARLDGTHDADETRRYGVALASCPQDGYGARLPAGRGPHGDWDVEVRVLDRDQQTAGLLYRVWRLLRLRGATTGRTLRSLRRSLELESLMAYAVDAAGARTPRLVGTCEVGTEAALLAYEHVPGRRLGDVPDGEVTDELLADVWRQFRALQAGRLAHRRLEDEAVLVGDDGLAYLTDLRSGETAAGDLALRLDLAQLLTTLALRAGPERAVRTAAPVLGEEALGGAVPLLQRVALSRATRTALRRHKDLLTRIREQIVRLKPETEAPPAKLERFRPRTIVSIVALSVAAYIVIPQVTSLDIGRLAATASWHWVAAALGAAALTYVAAAFMLMGFVPERLPLWRTVLVQLAASFVKLVAPAAVGGVAVNTRYLQRSGVRPALAVASVGASQLVGMVTHILLLVLFGFLTGSTAKATQDLAPSRTIVLAVLGLGLLAALALTVPRVRRVVASRLRAMFSGVVPRLVDVLQSPRKLSTGMGGTLLLTLAFTLCLDASIRAFGGSLPWTTVVLVFLTANAVGSAAPTPGGLGAVEGALTLALTISGLTAETATSAVLLYRLLTLWLPVLPGWGAFAFLQRKEAL; this is translated from the coding sequence GTGACACAGACCCGCGACGGAGCGGTGCGCCCGGCGCAGGGCGCGGCCGCAGGCGCGCCCGTCGACGAGCCCGCCCAGCCGTACCGGATCCGCCGGCCCTCCGACGCCATCCGGTTCGCGGCCTCGGTGGTGGGACTGGCGGCGGTGATGCTGCTGGTGTCGATCGCGCAGCAGACGACCCACGGCCTGCAGACCGACATCGCGCAGGGCACCGCGCACGCGCCGCGGCTGCTGCTGACGCTGGCGACGCTGGTGTCCAGCTTCGGGGTGCTGGCCGTGCCGATCGCGTTCGCGATCGAGCGGCTGTTCCACAAGGACGGCGTGCGCGTGGCGATCGCGCTGCTGGCCGCGATGATCGCGTTCGGGATCACGGTGGGCCTGGACGACCTGGTGGTGCGGGCCGCGCCGGGCGGCGTGCTCGACTCGCTGATCTGGGGCGGCACCGAGACCGCGCCGGTGCACACCGACATCGCCCCGGTGATCGCGTTCGTCAGCGCGGTCGGGATGGCGGGCCGCGCCCGCTGGCAGGCCGCGACCTGGACCATGATCGGGCTGGCGGCGCTGACGGGGCTGACCGCGTCCTACGCCTCCGTCGCCGCGCTGGCGGCCACCTACCTGCTGGGCCGCGCCATCGGCCACGGCACCCTCTACGCCGTCGGGACGCCGAACCCGCGCCCGTCGGGGACGGCGGTGGTGGCCGCGTTGGAACGCCTGGGGCTGAACCCGCGGCGGGGGGCGCGCCTGGACGGCACGCACGACGCCGACGAGACCCGCCGCTACGGCGTCGCCCTCGCCTCCTGCCCGCAGGACGGGTACGGTGCCCGGCTCCCGGCGGGCCGGGGGCCGCACGGCGACTGGGACGTGGAGGTCCGCGTCCTGGACCGCGACCAGCAGACCGCCGGGCTGCTCTACCGCGTCTGGCGGCTGCTGCGCCTGCGCGGCGCCACGACGGGGCGGACGCTGCGGTCGCTGCGCCGGTCCCTGGAGCTGGAGTCGCTCATGGCGTACGCGGTGGACGCCGCCGGCGCCCGGACGCCTCGGCTCGTCGGCACGTGCGAGGTCGGCACCGAGGCGGCGCTGCTGGCCTACGAGCACGTCCCGGGGCGCAGGCTCGGAGACGTCCCCGACGGGGAGGTCACCGACGAGCTGCTGGCGGACGTGTGGCGGCAGTTCCGGGCCCTTCAGGCGGGGCGGCTCGCGCACCGGCGGCTGGAGGACGAGGCGGTCCTGGTCGGCGACGACGGCCTCGCCTACCTGACCGACCTGCGGTCCGGGGAGACGGCGGCCGGCGACCTGGCGCTGCGCCTGGACCTCGCGCAGCTGCTCACGACGCTGGCGCTGCGCGCGGGGCCGGAGCGGGCGGTGCGGACGGCGGCGCCGGTGCTGGGCGAGGAGGCTCTCGGCGGCGCGGTGCCGCTGCTCCAGCGGGTGGCGCTGTCGCGGGCGACCCGCACCGCGCTGCGGCGCCACAAGGACCTGCTGACCCGCATCCGGGAGCAGATCGTCCGGCTGAAGCCCGAGACGGAGGCGCCTCCGGCCAAGCTGGAGCGGTTCCGGCCCCGGACCATCGTCAGCATCGTGGCGCTGTCGGTCGCGGCGTACATCGTCATCCCGCAGGTGACGAGCCTGGACATCGGCCGCCTGGCGGCCACGGCGAGCTGGCACTGGGTGGCGGCGGCGCTGGGGGCGGCGGCGCTCACCTACGTCGCCGCCGCGTTCATGCTGATGGGGTTCGTCCCCGAGCGGCTGCCGCTGTGGCGGACGGTCCTGGTGCAGCTGGCCGCGTCGTTCGTGAAGCTGGTCGCGCCGGCGGCCGTGGGCGGCGTCGCCGTCAACACGCGCTACCTGCAGCGCTCGGGCGTCCGGCCCGCCCTGGCCGTCGCGAGCGTGGGCGCGTCCCAGCTCGTGGGGATGGTCACCCACATCCTGCTGCTGGTGCTGTTCGGGTTCCTGACCGGCTCGACGGCGAAGGCGACGCAGGATCTGGCCCCGTCCCGGACGATCGTCCTGGCGGTGCTGGGGCTGGGGCTGCTCGCTGCGCTCGCGCTGACGGTGCCGCGGGTGCGGCGGGTGGTCGCCTCGCGGCTCAGGGCCATGTTCTCGGGCGTGGTGCCGCGCCTGGTGGACGTTCTGCAGTCGCCGAGGAAGCTGTCCACCGGGATGGGCGGAACCCTGCTGCTGACGCTGGCGTTCACGCTGTGCCTGGACGCCTCCATCCGGGCGTTCGGCGGGTCGCTGCCGTGGACGACGGTGGTGCTGGTGTTCCTCACCGCGAACGCGGTGGGGTCCGCGGCGCCGACGCCGGGCGGGCTCGGCGCCGTCGAGGGCGCGCTCACGCTGGCGTTGACGATCTCGGGGCTGACGGCCGAGACGGCGACGTCGGCGGTGCTGCTCTACCGGCTCCTGACGCTGTGGCTGCCGGTCCTGCCCGGATGGGGGGCGTTCGCCTTCCTGCAGCGCAAGGAGGCGCTCTGA